The DNA segment AAGCCAAGCGGTCTGGTTGGAGAAGGTGTTGCAAGACAACCCGCAGAACTGGACCGTAATCACGTTCCATCACCCAATCTATTCCTCCAAACGAGGCCGTGACAACAGTGAACTGCGGGACCTATGGCAGCCACTCTTTGACAAGTACAAAGTTGACTTGGTTCTCAATGGCCACGACCACACCTACGCTCGAACGGGTTTGATGGCTCACGGCAGCGAGAAGAACGTGCCGTCCGGCATTCGTGCTCAAAGCGAGATTGCAGGAACCGTGTATGTGGTTTCCGTCAGCGGTCCGAAAATGTATGAACTCGGACGCGAACCTTACATGCAGCGAGTCGCGGAAGACACGCAGCTCTATCAAATCATCACCGTGGATGGCGATGAGCTTCGCTACGTTGCTCGCACCGCCGTTGGTCGTCCTTACGATGGTTTCACGTTGACGAAACGCGGAGGCAAGCCAAACCAGTTGGTCGAAAACGTTCCTGACACACCCGAACGAGTGCGTCCAGAAGCCGATGTTGCGGAAGCGGAACCAGTCAAACGCAACGCGGATCAAGTCCCGGTCGTTACCTCGAGTCTTCGCTTGACCAACCCAGAAGCGAAGGATCAGGACGACTTGTGTGTTTGGAGAGACAAGCAATCTCCGGAACGCAGCGTGATCATCGCCTCGGACAAATCGGCCAACCGTTTGTTTGTCTACGACTTGGACGGCAAACTGACTCAGTCGATCGAAGTTTCGAAACCAGGAAACGTCGATTTGCGCTACGACGTCCCTTTCCAAGGCGAGCAAATTGACTTGGTGGCCGTCAATCAACGCGAAGACGGTTTTAAACTTCGTCTCTTCCGCGTCGACCATGAAACGCGAGAGTTGGTGGCAATCGACCAAGGCGGGATCGCAACGGGACCCAACTACGGTGGTTGCCTCTACCGTTCAGCGGTCGATGATGGTCTGTACTTTTTCACAACGTCCAAAGAAGACGGTTGTGAACAGATCGAACTCAGCGAAACCGTGAACGGGTTTTACACTGGGAAAAAGGTCCGTCACCTGGATGTCGGAATGTCGGAAGGCGCCGTCGCCGATGACCAACTCGGCTTGGTTTACGTCGCAACCGAAACCGAAGGCGTCTGGCGATTTGAGGCGGAACCCACGGGACAGCCTGAGGGCACGTTGATTTTGCAGATCGGCGACAACGGAATTCAAGGTGATTTGGAAGGCGTGGCATTGAGCTACGACGACAATCAAATCCGGTACCTGACCGTCTCGGATCAAGGCTCCAACACCTTCCACGTTCTTCCGATGGTTGGCGGCAGCAGCACGTATCGTTTCTCGATTGAGAATGCTGAAGAAACCGATGGGATCGAGGTGGTCACCGATTCATTTGGCCCCAAATTCCCCAAGGGATTCTTTGCCTGTCACTCGAACCATGACGAGAGTTGCCCGATTCTGATCACCCCATTGCCAAGCATTTTGAACGCCTTGGGGACCAACTGAGCGAGTTGGCTAATTCAGACTGAAAACAACGCGTGGACGCCGACAAGGTCATTCCGCGTTTGTTGGATCAATGGACGGGGAATGCGTCTCAGAGAACCATTGCACGAAGCCCTCCGTCGGCCGTTCCAGCGAGAGGGAATTGAGACTCATGCTTAGACCGCTTCGATACGGTGAACCAGGGCTTGCGTCCAGGATTGTTCAGGAGGCAGCTTCTTGCATGTCCGCTTCCACCACGTTTTCGGCAAAGCTTTGGTAGGCTTCACCGATTTGCTGTGCCATTGGATCGGGCCAAGCGTGGAAGCGTCCTTCGGAAAGGGCATCAAAAATGGCGGTCGCGACCAGCGTTGGCGAAGCGGCGTTCTCGAAGCCAGCTCCGTGGCTCATCTCCGTTTCGATTGGCCCTGGATGGACACTGACCACCTGTGTTCCCTGGTCGCGAAGGGAATCACGCAGGGCCTGGGTGATTGTGTAGCTTGCGGATTTCGACGCGCAGTATGTTGCGAGATCGGCAAACGTCTTCACCGACGCGACGCTGTTGAGCTGAACCAGTGCGCCGCCCCCGTTGGCTTTCAAAACCGGTGCGAATGCTTGAGCCACTCGCATCAGACCATAGACGTTCACGTTCATCTCGAACTGCAATGCCTCGATGCTGTTTTCAGAGAGTGCGTTCTCGACCTTCAGCACGCCCGCATTGTTAACGACGACCTGCACGTCCTGGGCGGTTTCAGCGGCTGAGTTGATGGAGGCTGGATCTTCCAGGTCCAAGTGAACGGGGACCACGCGGTCACCATGTTGCTTGACCAGCGGTGCGGCTGAGTCGAGGTTCCGAACCGCTGCGTAGACCTTGGATGCGCCACGCTGCAGAGCTTCCTCTAAAATGGCTTTTCCAATCCCACGATTGGCGCCGGTGATCAACACGACCTTGTCGCTGACTTCGAATTTCATCTGTCTGTCCTTGAATGGGAGACGGCGTCACGCGTCCTCTCCAAAAACGTCGTTTGGAGGGAGGTGCACCGTGCGGAAACCGCAAAAAAACTCAAAAAGCGGCACGCCCACGTCCTGGTTGGAGGTTCACCTCCCCAGTGAACACACGCAGGCCTTCGAGTTCGGGATCCGCGATGAATGCTCCGTCCTGGAGAGTGCCCGCCTTGCTGTTGGCGTCTTCAATGAATGGCCATTCTTCATGCCAAACCGCCATCCGGAAGGATGTCGTGCAGCTTTGGAGCGGCAGCAGGCCTTTCGGTGATCCACCTGGCGGTCGAACAATCCAACGTCGGACTTGGTGGGGAACTTTTCAAAACCGCCGAATGGGATTGTTCGGAGATTGCAACGGATCCGAACTAGAATTTTCCTTCGTTTGAGTCGTTTCAACCGTACGATGCGGGGCGAGACACGCACGCCATCCACTTCGCCAAGAATTTCCATGACCACCATCCACGTCGGATGCCAACTGAATTACGTCGTGCATTCGCCTTCGATTTTCCTGCTGAACTGCGCCGTTTCACAAAACTCGCATCAACGGGTCCGAGCCGAATCGTTGGAAATCCTGCCTTTTCAGCCGGTGGAAGAATGTGAAGTGGGGCCGCTGGGCAACCGCGTCGTTCGCCTGAACGCACCACCCGGGGAGTTGCAAATTCGGTATTCGGCCAGCGTGGATCTCAATTCTGAGACGGTTGACTCGAACGATGTGCTTGAATCGAGCTACGAGCACCTGCCTGGCGACATCCTCTCGTATCTCAATCCGAGTCGCTATTGTGAGTCCGACAAACTTTATCGATTTGCCAATGGCGAGTTCGGGCATTTGGTCCCGGGGTATTCACGTGTCACCGCGGTCTGCAACTGGACCTTCGAGCATCTGGCCTATGTGCCCGGCAGCACAAATTCGTCCACCACGGCTTGCGATGTCCTGCTCCAGCGAGCAGGCGTGTGCCGTGACTACGCCCATGTCGCGATCAGTCTCTGCCGAGCGTTGGGAATCCCGGCCCGCTATGTGTCAGGATACGCCGTCAATCTGTACCCGCCAGACTTTCACGGGTTCATGGAAGCCTACCTCGACGGGCGATGGTTCCTGTTTGACGCCACTCGTTTGGCGCCGGTTGGTGGCTTGGTGCGAATCGGAACCGGACGTGATGCGGCCG comes from the Rhodopirellula islandica genome and includes:
- a CDS encoding transglutaminase-like domain-containing protein, with the translated sequence MTTIHVGCQLNYVVHSPSIFLLNCAVSQNSHQRVRAESLEILPFQPVEECEVGPLGNRVVRLNAPPGELQIRYSASVDLNSETVDSNDVLESSYEHLPGDILSYLNPSRYCESDKLYRFANGEFGHLVPGYSRVTAVCNWTFEHLAYVPGSTNSSTTACDVLLQRAGVCRDYAHVAISLCRALGIPARYVSGYAVNLYPPDFHGFMEAYLDGRWFLFDATRLAPVGGLVRIGTGRDAADVAFATIRGEVGCKEVGVWANDTNPMDQRLSPDNVQTGVSSA
- a CDS encoding phytase; the protein is MTYWKKCGIAFLAFTLNAACTLVGPSTWAHDDEDHTHETPVKVPAGITYAPTAVPDRIVLTWAEDPTTTQSVTWRTDTSVETAIVEFATAEDGPLFVNHTQEKAAKSETLETDLGLAKYHSVTLSGLVPNTKYVYRVGDGVNWSEWAHFITASDQADPFSFVYVGDAQNDLKAHWSRLVRQAYSDAPRAAFLLHAGDLVNRADSDAEWGEWFYAQGFIPRSTPCVAVPGNHEQSKIANEETGEVTRRLTNHWERVFEFPSNGPESSRESVYWMDYQGVRFIGLDSNNDVESQAVWLEKVLQDNPQNWTVITFHHPIYSSKRGRDNSELRDLWQPLFDKYKVDLVLNGHDHTYARTGLMAHGSEKNVPSGIRAQSEIAGTVYVVSVSGPKMYELGREPYMQRVAEDTQLYQIITVDGDELRYVARTAVGRPYDGFTLTKRGGKPNQLVENVPDTPERVRPEADVAEAEPVKRNADQVPVVTSSLRLTNPEAKDQDDLCVWRDKQSPERSVIIASDKSANRLFVYDLDGKLTQSIEVSKPGNVDLRYDVPFQGEQIDLVAVNQREDGFKLRLFRVDHETRELVAIDQGGIATGPNYGGCLYRSAVDDGLYFFTTSKEDGCEQIELSETVNGFYTGKKVRHLDVGMSEGAVADDQLGLVYVATETEGVWRFEAEPTGQPEGTLILQIGDNGIQGDLEGVALSYDDNQIRYLTVSDQGSNTFHVLPMVGGSSTYRFSIENAEETDGIEVVTDSFGPKFPKGFFACHSNHDESCPILITPLPSILNALGTN
- a CDS encoding SDR family oxidoreductase, with product MKFEVSDKVVLITGANRGIGKAILEEALQRGASKVYAAVRNLDSAAPLVKQHGDRVVPVHLDLEDPASINSAAETAQDVQVVVNNAGVLKVENALSENSIEALQFEMNVNVYGLMRVAQAFAPVLKANGGGALVQLNSVASVKTFADLATYCASKSASYTITQALRDSLRDQGTQVVSVHPGPIETEMSHGAGFENAASPTLVATAIFDALSEGRFHAWPDPMAQQIGEAYQSFAENVVEADMQEAAS